From the genome of Candidatus Electrothrix communis, one region includes:
- a CDS encoding efflux transporter outer membrane subunit, whose translation MKKIQTLSFAALTALLLSSGCTLAPEYIRPKDPVPADWPQGDAYKKLQEDAIEKVAGIPWNNFFTDAKLRKVIKSALKNNRDLRIAALNVERAQAMYGVQKATLLPTVNGSGGMAKERRSVDLISADSSRTVEQYSLNLGVAAWELDFFGRIRSLTDQALEEYLATEEARRSAELALISQVARAYLTLAVDQEKLKLAKATLESQQDSYDLIDKSYANGLANELDLRRAQTEVEAAKRDVPRFTQRVAQDRNALNLLVGKPVSKKLLPKKLSSVAALKEIDPGLPSVVLLNRPDIIAAEHKLKGAYAFIGAARASVFPRISLTASAGTASDALDGLFGSGTGIWSFVPKLEIPIFDSRVWSALKTSEIDRKILLAQYEKTVQRAFGEVADALAVQGTISEQLAAQEALVESAQVTYELSDKRYIMGLDSYLSVLDAHRFLYGQQQAVISLRLARLTNQVALYTVLGGGQEHKE comes from the coding sequence ATGAAAAAAATACAGACCTTGTCTTTCGCTGCCTTAACTGCCCTGCTGTTATCAAGCGGATGCACCTTGGCCCCGGAGTATATTCGACCGAAAGATCCTGTGCCAGCAGATTGGCCCCAGGGAGATGCCTATAAGAAACTTCAAGAGGATGCGATTGAAAAGGTCGCGGGAATTCCGTGGAATAATTTCTTTACCGATGCCAAGCTGCGCAAGGTTATCAAGAGTGCCTTGAAAAATAACCGCGATCTGCGGATAGCCGCCCTGAATGTGGAACGGGCTCAGGCCATGTACGGGGTGCAGAAGGCAACCTTGCTTCCCACGGTGAACGGGTCAGGGGGGATGGCAAAGGAACGTCGTTCTGTCGACCTGATCAGTGCAGACAGTTCAAGGACGGTTGAGCAGTACAGTCTTAATTTGGGTGTTGCTGCTTGGGAGTTGGATTTCTTCGGCCGCATCCGCAGCCTGACCGATCAGGCCTTGGAAGAATATCTGGCCACTGAGGAGGCCCGTCGTAGCGCAGAGCTGGCCCTGATCAGTCAGGTGGCCCGCGCCTACCTGACCCTGGCTGTAGACCAGGAAAAACTCAAGTTGGCCAAAGCAACCCTTGAAAGCCAGCAGGACTCCTATGATTTGATCGACAAGAGCTATGCAAACGGGCTGGCTAACGAGCTTGATCTGCGCAGGGCCCAGACCGAGGTGGAAGCGGCCAAACGGGATGTGCCCCGCTTCACCCAGCGGGTGGCTCAGGACCGCAATGCCCTGAATCTGTTGGTCGGTAAGCCTGTGTCGAAAAAACTCCTGCCCAAGAAGCTGAGCTCTGTGGCTGCGCTCAAGGAAATTGACCCTGGCCTGCCCTCTGTTGTGCTGCTTAACCGGCCCGATATTATAGCGGCGGAGCATAAACTCAAGGGAGCCTATGCCTTTATCGGGGCGGCCCGTGCCTCGGTTTTTCCCCGTATCTCCCTGACCGCTTCGGCAGGTACAGCTAGTGATGCGCTGGATGGGCTCTTTGGTTCCGGTACCGGCATCTGGAGCTTTGTGCCGAAGCTTGAGATCCCCATTTTTGACAGCCGGGTCTGGTCTGCGTTGAAGACCAGTGAGATAGATCGGAAGATTCTGCTGGCTCAATATGAAAAGACCGTGCAGAGGGCCTTCGGAGAAGTGGCTGATGCCCTGGCCGTGCAGGGAACGATCAGCGAACAGCTGGCTGCTCAGGAGGCTTTGGTTGAATCTGCCCAGGTCACCTATGAGCTTTCGGATAAGCGTTACATTATGGGCCTGGATAGCTATCTCAGCGTGTTGGATGCCCACCGTTTTCTCTATGGCCAGCAGCAGGCTGTGATTTCCCTCCGCCTGGCCCGGCTGACCAATCAGGTTGCCCTGTATACGGTGCTGGGGGGCGGGCAGGAGCATAAAGAGTAA
- a CDS encoding PD-(D/E)XK nuclease domain-containing protein, giving the protein MHFQQYFMKMDEKHLKVVILSHLYQSEIYFIRNEPEMNKRYLDIMLLERNPFQVEHQFLFELKIQQEKRRWKRRSSPYSLCSCPPPSTVYRAT; this is encoded by the coding sequence ATGCATTTCCAGCAATATTTCATGAAGATGGATGAAAAGCATCTCAAGGTCGTCATCCTCTCCCACCTCTATCAATCGGAAATCTACTTCATCCGCAACGAACCTGAGATGAACAAGCGCTATCTGGATATCATGCTCCTGGAACGCAACCCCTTTCAGGTGGAGCACCAGTTCCTGTTTGAACTGAAAATTCAGCAAGAAAAAAGAAGGTGGAAACGAAGGAGCTCTCCTTACTCTTTATGCTCCTGCCCGCCCCCCAGCACCGTATACAGGGCAACCTGA
- the secD gene encoding protein translocase subunit SecD codes for MNTNLKIKIGLLFTLILFSIMTIVPSFYEDSPDWWRKYLAPQGLKLGLDLQGGVHMVLRVDLDKAVANSLGLSAQDLKKGLAKKNISAVQLDSPDPAQVIFTLPNTGVLGEINEIIKEDFQDLDIDVQSEAGTFPRITLKLTQDKIDFVRQNAVDQSLEIIRNRVDQFGVGDPVIVRQGEDEIVVQLPGIKDHERAKDLIKSTAQLEFKLVSQQSVNLQELVDQAKAAGQWHEGGDAEQLKQLNLGLQASLPKGTEIAFQLIVDEQNPKKDNKKPVLLESPVLMTGDMVKDARVGYGGTFNEPLVSLSLTSDGGDIFADITEANVNRQLAIVLDGVVRSAPNINERILGGSAQISGSFTHTEASDLAIVLRVGALPAPVEIIQNMTVGASLGQDSINKGLMSGLFGALSVLIFMVIYYRLSGGIANLALGLNILFLFAGLAMLGATLTLPGIAGIILSIGMAVDANVLIFERMREEFTLGKSARSGVDTGFGKAFSSIVDSQVTTLITALALFLFGTGPIKGFAITLSLGIIFNLFAVLFCTRLAYEWMFSGRRKIHELKFLQFVKKPNFNFMGMRKIAFILSALMVIFGTVAFVEILLGKANLGVDFSGGSLLQYKAEQPFQLDPIRAALNKGDFGSVDLQQVTGENRLIVKVKKTEDTVGHLGEEITTVLAEQQGNTFVLESQSEIGSSVSNVLRNKAIEAIVISLIGVLLYLAIRFDFSFGLAAAAATFHDVLVVLGICWIIDVEVNLLLVTALLTLAGYSLNDSVVVFDRIRENMGRFHEKDFNEIINISINDVLGRSVVTSLTTSLVLAALFFFGGSAIHDFSFALLAGVIVGTYSSVFIASPLLSLKKR; via the coding sequence ATGAATACCAACCTGAAAATCAAGATCGGGCTGCTTTTTACCCTCATCCTTTTTTCCATCATGACCATTGTGCCCTCCTTTTATGAGGATTCGCCAGATTGGTGGAGAAAATATCTGGCACCGCAAGGGCTGAAACTCGGCCTCGACCTTCAGGGCGGTGTCCATATGGTTCTGCGGGTCGACCTGGACAAGGCGGTTGCCAACTCCCTTGGTCTTTCTGCGCAGGACCTGAAAAAGGGGCTGGCAAAGAAAAACATCTCCGCAGTGCAGTTGGACTCTCCCGATCCTGCCCAGGTTATTTTCACCCTGCCCAATACCGGCGTTCTGGGGGAGATCAATGAAATTATCAAAGAAGATTTTCAGGACTTGGACATTGATGTACAGTCCGAAGCGGGCACCTTTCCCCGCATCACCCTGAAACTGACCCAGGATAAAATCGATTTTGTTCGTCAGAACGCTGTTGACCAATCCCTGGAGATTATCAGAAACCGTGTCGATCAATTCGGGGTCGGCGACCCGGTCATTGTCCGTCAGGGCGAAGATGAGATTGTGGTCCAGCTGCCCGGCATTAAAGACCATGAAAGGGCAAAAGACCTCATTAAAAGCACAGCCCAGCTCGAGTTCAAGCTAGTTTCCCAGCAGAGCGTAAACCTACAGGAGCTGGTTGATCAGGCAAAAGCCGCCGGTCAATGGCATGAAGGCGGTGATGCTGAACAGCTCAAACAACTTAACCTGGGCCTCCAGGCCAGCCTGCCCAAGGGAACAGAGATTGCCTTCCAGCTGATCGTGGATGAGCAAAACCCGAAAAAAGACAACAAAAAACCCGTCCTGCTGGAAAGCCCGGTGCTTATGACCGGTGACATGGTCAAGGATGCCCGGGTCGGCTACGGCGGCACCTTTAACGAGCCCCTGGTCAGCCTGAGCCTCACCAGTGACGGCGGTGATATATTTGCCGATATTACTGAGGCCAACGTCAACAGGCAGCTGGCCATTGTCCTTGACGGCGTGGTGCGCTCCGCCCCGAACATTAACGAACGTATCCTCGGCGGTTCAGCTCAAATATCAGGGAGTTTCACCCATACAGAGGCCAGTGATCTGGCCATTGTCCTCCGGGTCGGTGCCCTGCCTGCCCCGGTTGAGATTATCCAGAACATGACCGTCGGTGCTAGCTTAGGACAGGACTCTATCAACAAAGGGCTTATGTCCGGTCTCTTCGGAGCTCTGTCGGTCCTGATCTTCATGGTTATCTATTACCGACTCTCCGGGGGCATTGCCAACCTGGCCTTGGGCCTAAATATCCTCTTCCTCTTTGCTGGCTTGGCCATGCTTGGGGCCACCCTGACCCTGCCCGGTATTGCCGGTATCATTCTCTCTATCGGCATGGCGGTGGATGCTAATGTCCTGATCTTTGAACGTATGCGGGAAGAATTTACCTTGGGTAAATCAGCCCGATCCGGGGTTGATACCGGTTTTGGCAAGGCCTTCTCGTCCATTGTCGACTCCCAGGTTACTACCCTGATCACGGCTTTGGCTCTGTTTCTCTTTGGTACGGGCCCAATTAAGGGTTTTGCTATCACCCTGTCTCTGGGTATCATCTTCAACCTTTTTGCCGTCCTGTTCTGCACCCGTCTGGCCTACGAATGGATGTTCAGCGGTCGGAGAAAAATACATGAGCTCAAATTTCTCCAATTTGTTAAAAAACCCAATTTTAATTTCATGGGGATGCGAAAAATCGCCTTTATCCTGTCAGCGCTGATGGTGATTTTCGGAACCGTGGCCTTTGTAGAGATCCTGCTTGGCAAGGCCAATCTCGGGGTAGATTTCTCCGGTGGTTCGCTCTTGCAGTACAAGGCAGAGCAACCCTTTCAGCTGGACCCCATTCGGGCTGCGCTGAACAAGGGTGATTTCGGTTCCGTGGATCTCCAGCAGGTGACCGGTGAAAATCGCCTGATCGTGAAGGTGAAAAAGACAGAAGACACGGTCGGTCATCTGGGTGAAGAAATTACAACGGTGTTGGCCGAGCAGCAAGGCAATACCTTCGTACTGGAGAGCCAGTCGGAAATCGGTTCCTCGGTTTCCAATGTCCTGCGTAATAAGGCCATTGAGGCCATTGTCATTTCTTTGATCGGCGTGCTGCTCTACCTGGCTATCCGCTTTGACTTCAGCTTCGGATTAGCAGCTGCAGCAGCCACCTTCCACGATGTGCTGGTGGTGCTGGGGATCTGTTGGATAATTGATGTGGAGGTGAACCTACTTCTGGTCACAGCTCTGCTCACCTTGGCAGGCTATTCCCTGAATGACTCGGTGGTTGTCTTTGACAGGATCCGGGAAAATATGGGACGCTTTCATGAGAAAGACTTTAATGAGATCATCAACATCAGTATCAACGATGTGTTGGGACGTTCCGTGGTCACCTCACTGACCACCTCGCTGGTCCTGGCTGCCCTGTTCTTCTTCGGCGGTTCAGCAATCCATGATTTCTCTTTTGCCCTGTTGGCCGGTGTGATTGTGGGTACCTATTCTTCGGTGTTTATTGCTAGTCCGCTGCTTTCGCTGAAGAAGCGGTAA
- the larB gene encoding nickel pincer cofactor biosynthesis protein LarB, which yields MNEQELFILLQRVKNGRINPEQALKKIRLPPVEVLDSARLDHHRILRTGLPEAVFGESKTVDQLVEILRAMLKRPTVVLATRVDPSKAEQICAQVEGLRYHETSRLLTGNEEYIPENISRGTVIVVTAGTSDMPVAEEARLCLKYFGHGVETLYDAGVAGIHRILAHGERLQQASALIVVAGMEGALPSVVAGMTPAPVIAVPSSIGYGTGAGGFSALLGMLNSCASGMAVVNIDNGFGAACMAAAINRKRFQPASTEHFPPPAE from the coding sequence ATGAATGAACAAGAACTTTTCATTTTACTGCAACGGGTGAAAAACGGAAGAATAAACCCTGAACAGGCCCTGAAAAAAATACGCCTGCCCCCGGTTGAAGTACTGGATTCGGCTCGACTGGATCATCACCGCATTCTCCGCACCGGACTTCCTGAGGCTGTTTTCGGTGAAAGCAAAACCGTTGATCAACTGGTAGAGATCCTCCGGGCTATGCTCAAGCGCCCAACCGTGGTGCTCGCCACCCGTGTTGACCCAAGCAAGGCAGAGCAGATCTGCGCACAGGTTGAGGGGCTGAGATATCACGAAACCTCCCGCTTACTGACCGGCAACGAAGAGTATATCCCCGAAAACATCAGCAGAGGAACCGTGATAGTGGTAACAGCAGGCACCTCCGACATGCCCGTTGCCGAGGAGGCCCGACTCTGTCTCAAATATTTCGGCCATGGGGTCGAGACCCTGTATGATGCTGGAGTCGCTGGCATCCATCGTATTCTCGCCCACGGAGAACGGCTGCAACAGGCCTCGGCCCTGATCGTGGTTGCTGGCATGGAAGGAGCCCTGCCCTCGGTGGTGGCTGGCATGACCCCGGCCCCAGTGATCGCCGTGCCCAGCTCCATCGGCTACGGGACGGGAGCAGGGGGTTTTTCAGCCCTACTCGGGATGCTCAACAGCTGCGCTTCCGGGATGGCTGTGGTCAATATCGATAACGGATTCGGAGCAGCCTGTATGGCAGCAGCAATCAACAGAAAACGATTTCAACCGGCGTCGACAGAGCATTTTCCGCCTCCGGCAGAGTAA